A stretch of the Lactuca sativa cultivar Salinas chromosome 9, Lsat_Salinas_v11, whole genome shotgun sequence genome encodes the following:
- the LOC111919507 gene encoding protein ROH1 produces MASTDYQGSSSPSFTRFRRSILSMKRDPVIHEATSQEQEVEAFQRHVTQRFIDLSRVDSHEFLSLSWVSDLLDVFLCCQEEFKAILFNNQSYMSDKLVLDYFERSVKGLDVCNAIRDGIEQIRQWQKQLEIVSCALGNQRYLGEAQFRRAKKALIELTIGMIDDKQSNSAFAHRNRSFGKDPPNHQKSLKKFKSFSWSVSRSWSASKQLQAIGNNIVPPKTTDVIPVAVYTMNNVLLFVMWTLVAAIPCQDRGLQSHFNIPKNFNWGSPIISLHERILEESKKRGRRNACGLLKEIEGIERSARFVNELCDSLQFPLAEEQESEVRKRVEEVEMVSEAIKKGLDPLEKQVRDVFHRIVSSRTQGLDKRSY; encoded by the coding sequence ATGGCGTCAACTGATTATCAAGGTTCATCGTCTCCATCTTTCACACGTTTTCGGCGTTCAATACTGAGTATGAAACGAGATCCAGTGATTCATGAGGCCACAAGTCAGGAACAAGAGGTTGAAGCGTTTCAAAGACATGTAACTCAGAGGTTTATCGATTTGTCTCGGGTTGATTCACATGAATTCCTTTCTCTTTCGTGGGTTTCTGATCTTCTAGATGTTTTCCTGTGTTGTCAAGAAGAATTCAAAGCCATATTATTCAACAACCAATCTTACATGAGTGATAAGTTGGTTTTGGATTATTTCGAAAGGAGCGTGAAAGGATTAGATGTTTGTAATGCAATTAGAGATGGAATTGAACAGATCCGACAATGGCAGAAACAACTGGAGATCGTTTCATGTGCTTTGGGTAATCAACGATATCTCGGAGAAGCTCAATTCCGGCGAGCTAAAAAGGCGCTAATCGAGTTAACAATCGGAATGATTGACGATAAACAATCCAACTCCGCTTTCGCTCATAGAAACAGATCCTTCGGTAAAGATCCCCCAAATCATCAAAAatccttgaagaaattcaaatcATTCTCGTGGAGTGTTTCAAGATCTTGGTCCGCTTCAAAACAACTTCAAGCAATTGGAAACAACATTGTTCCTCCCAAGACTACCGACGTCATTCCTGTAGCTGTTTACACGATGAACAATGTCCTGTTATTCGTGATGTGGACTTTGGTAGCTGCGATCCCTTGTCAAGATCGTGGACTACAATCCCATTTCAACATACCCAAGAATTTCAATTGGGGATCTCCGATTATTAGTCTGCACGAGAGAATTTTGGAGGAATCGAAGAAGAGAGGGAGGAGAAATGCTTGTGGATTGTTGAAGGAGATTGAAGGGATCGAGAGATCTGCTCGTTTTGTAAACGAATTGTGTGATTCGTTGCAGTTTCCATTGGCGGAAGAACAGGAATCGGAGGTGAGAAAGAGGGTGGAGGAAGTGGAGATGGTGTCTGAAGCTATTAAGAAAGGTCTGGATCCATTGGAGAAGCAAGTGAGAGACGTTTTTCATCGAATTGTGAGCAGTAGAACACAAGGACTCGATAAACGAAGCTATTAA